One stretch of Streptomyces agglomeratus DNA includes these proteins:
- a CDS encoding S66 peptidase family protein: protein MTLAPLTRPARLRPGARVAVVAPSGPVPGERLEAGLDILRGWGLDPVVGPHVPGAHRELRYLADADGARARDLEDAWCDPSVDAVICARGGYGVQRMVDLLDWAAMRAAGPKVFVGYSDITALHEAFAVRLGLATLHGPMAATTAFLKDARTQESLRATLFDPESVMTLGLETAGVLVPGRARGITLGGCVSLLAADLGTPRARPGARGGLLLVEDIGEEAYRLDRILTQLLRSGWLDGVAGIALGSWEDCGPYEEEVRPLLYDRLGALGVPVVEELGFGHCATALTVPLGVPAVLDTDTRTLTLDVPALR, encoded by the coding sequence ATGACCCTCGCGCCGCTGACCCGGCCCGCACGGCTGAGGCCGGGGGCGCGGGTCGCCGTCGTGGCCCCGAGCGGACCCGTCCCCGGCGAGCGGCTCGAAGCGGGGCTCGACATCCTGCGGGGCTGGGGCCTCGACCCCGTGGTGGGCCCGCATGTGCCGGGCGCGCACCGGGAGCTCCGGTATCTCGCCGACGCGGACGGGGCGCGGGCCCGGGACCTGGAGGATGCCTGGTGCGACCCGTCCGTGGACGCGGTGATCTGCGCGCGGGGCGGTTACGGCGTCCAGCGCATGGTGGACCTGCTCGACTGGGCGGCGATGCGCGCGGCCGGCCCCAAGGTCTTCGTCGGCTACAGCGACATCACGGCGCTGCACGAAGCCTTCGCCGTACGGCTGGGACTCGCCACCCTGCACGGTCCGATGGCCGCCACCACGGCCTTCCTCAAGGACGCCCGCACCCAGGAGTCGCTGCGGGCCACCCTCTTCGACCCCGAGTCGGTGATGACGCTGGGGCTGGAGACGGCCGGGGTCCTCGTCCCCGGCCGGGCGCGCGGCATCACGCTCGGCGGCTGCGTCAGCCTGCTCGCCGCCGACCTGGGCACACCGCGTGCGCGGCCCGGTGCGCGGGGCGGCCTGCTGCTCGTCGAGGACATCGGCGAGGAGGCGTACCGCCTCGACCGGATCCTCACCCAGCTGCTGCGCTCCGGTTGGCTGGACGGCGTGGCGGGCATCGCCCTCGGCTCCTGGGAGGACTGCGGCCCGTACGAGGAGGAGGTGCGGCCGCTGCTGTACGACCGGCTGGGGGCCCTGGGCGTGCCGGTCGTCGAGGAGCTGGGCTTCGGGCACTGCGCCACCGCCCTGACGGTGCCGCTGGGCGTGCCCGCCGTACTCGACACGGACACCCGCACGCTCACGCTCGACGTGCCGGCGCTGCGCTGA
- a CDS encoding GNAT family N-acetyltransferase, producing the protein MSESAALLAEGPRVALRHFSLADADEFTEQVRESKSLHHPWLFPPDRPTAYAAYAGTLIDDPTRVGYLVCERSGGGIAGFININNIVGGNFLCGSLGYGAFAHAAGRGLMSEGLGLVLDQAFGPLGLHRLEANIQPANKASIALVRRAGFRLEGYSPDFIHVDGAWRDHERWAITTEMRG; encoded by the coding sequence ATGTCCGAGAGCGCCGCCCTCCTCGCCGAGGGCCCCCGTGTGGCCCTGCGGCACTTCAGCCTCGCCGACGCCGACGAGTTCACCGAACAAGTACGGGAGAGCAAGAGCCTGCACCACCCGTGGCTCTTCCCGCCGGACCGGCCCACGGCGTACGCCGCGTACGCGGGTACGCTCATCGACGACCCGACGCGGGTCGGTTACCTGGTGTGCGAGCGCTCCGGCGGCGGCATCGCGGGCTTCATCAACATCAACAACATCGTCGGCGGCAACTTCCTGTGCGGCTCCCTCGGCTACGGGGCGTTCGCGCACGCGGCGGGCCGCGGTCTGATGAGCGAGGGCCTCGGCCTGGTCCTGGACCAGGCGTTCGGCCCTCTGGGCCTGCACCGCCTGGAGGCCAACATCCAGCCCGCGAACAAGGCGTCCATCGCGCTCGTCCGCAGGGCCGGTTTCCGGCTGGAGGGTTACTCGCCGGACTTCATCCACGTCGACGGTGCCTGGCGCGACCACGAACGATGGGCGATCACCACGGAAATGCGCGGCTGA
- a CDS encoding DinB family protein: MTTKQVPYTGGEKESLQVSLDRHRDAVLWKLDGLDDEQLRRPMTPSGTNLLGLVKHLATVEYGWFCTTFGRESEPLWFDPYEDMTVTDDESTANIVAFYGRARAAADRAVAELDLDTAGTSWSGNTVSLRWVLIHMLEDTARHAGHMDIVRELIDGATGAYRGT, translated from the coding sequence ATGACGACGAAGCAGGTGCCTTACACCGGCGGCGAGAAGGAAAGCCTCCAGGTCAGCCTGGACCGGCACCGTGATGCGGTGCTGTGGAAGCTCGACGGTCTCGACGACGAGCAGCTGCGCCGGCCCATGACCCCGTCCGGGACGAACCTGCTCGGCCTGGTGAAGCATCTGGCGACCGTCGAGTACGGATGGTTCTGCACGACGTTCGGGCGCGAGAGCGAGCCGCTGTGGTTCGATCCGTACGAGGACATGACCGTGACCGACGACGAGTCCACCGCGAACATCGTGGCGTTCTACGGGCGGGCCCGCGCGGCAGCCGACCGGGCCGTGGCCGAGCTGGACCTCGACACCGCGGGCACGTCGTGGTCGGGCAACACGGTGTCGCTGCGCTGGGTGCTCATCCACATGCTGGAGGACACCGCGCGGCACGCGGGCCACATGGACATCGTCCGCGAGCTCATCGACGGGGCGACGGGGGCCTACCGGGGGACCTGA
- a CDS encoding VOC family protein: MEILGTTLRICVDDLEATAAFYERLTGSRALRFERGGVSVAAVGCFLLMSGPESELEVLRKVSATIAVNDVDEAGAALAGAGARIIAGPVPTPAGRNLIAAHPDGSVFEYVDRRPATV, encoded by the coding sequence ATGGAGATCCTGGGAACCACGCTGCGCATCTGCGTCGACGACCTGGAGGCCACGGCGGCCTTCTACGAACGCCTCACCGGAAGCCGCGCCCTGCGCTTCGAACGCGGCGGGGTCTCCGTCGCCGCGGTCGGCTGCTTCCTCCTGATGAGCGGCCCCGAGTCCGAGCTCGAAGTGCTGCGCAAGGTCTCCGCGACCATCGCCGTCAACGACGTCGACGAGGCAGGCGCGGCCCTGGCCGGGGCCGGGGCCCGCATCATCGCGGGCCCGGTCCCGACCCCGGCCGGCCGCAACCTGATCGCCGCCCACCCGGACGGCTCGGTTTTCGAGTACGTCGACCGGCGCCCCGCCACCGTCTGA
- a CDS encoding DUF5107 domain-containing protein, with protein sequence MATTVRRAVLTLPAAPLGPENPLPGLRPLDEQHVVDERSRTGLPRDMARQIGYEPLRTLLPVRVLDGYGRERTPTDLDAIVIENDHLRATVLPGLGGRVHSLFHKPAGRELLYRNPVLQPADFALNGAWFSGGLEWNIGATGHTTLSCAPLHAAIVPAPDGGDMVRLWEWERLRDLPFQVDLWLPADSEFLYVGVRIRNPHERTVPTYWWSNIAVPEDEGTRVLAPADEAWHFGYARSLRRVPVPDAHGDGVDRTYPLRGDHPADYFYEVPRDARKWIASLDAGGQGLVQTSTDRLSGRKLFLWGAGRGGRRWQRWLTEPGTPGYAEIQAGLARTQLEHVPLEAGAEFSWLEAYGPLAADPRAVHGEDWPTARAQAGARLEEALPRARVDAAYEAWRPYADHEPGQSLAAGSGWGALEVLRGGLKLPGTPFDEATLGEQQRPWRELLRSGTFPDRAGGAPTPPGPSLVAQHWRDMLETAPAEPLTEYHLGVAQWHAGDVAQAVRSWERGLKITRSRWPLLRCLAVADLDAGNAGRAADHYAEAFEDLCRERGDGEEWAAATAALGREAIGALLAVGRADAARAVWEGLPPEVRASGRFRLAEAQLLAAEGDKEGARALFGAGFEVPDLREGAEVLGEVWASVSDEPLPDAYDYRMRPPAVE encoded by the coding sequence TTGGCCACGACTGTGCGACGTGCCGTACTGACCCTGCCCGCCGCCCCTTTGGGCCCGGAGAACCCTCTTCCGGGGCTCCGGCCACTCGACGAGCAGCACGTCGTCGACGAGCGCTCGCGCACGGGTCTCCCGCGCGACATGGCCCGGCAGATCGGCTACGAGCCGCTGCGCACGCTGCTGCCCGTGCGCGTCCTGGACGGATACGGACGTGAGCGTACGCCGACGGACCTCGACGCGATCGTCATCGAGAACGACCACCTGCGAGCCACCGTGCTGCCGGGGCTCGGCGGGCGCGTGCACTCGCTGTTCCACAAGCCGGCGGGCCGCGAACTCCTCTACCGCAACCCGGTCCTCCAGCCCGCCGACTTTGCGCTCAACGGCGCGTGGTTCTCCGGCGGACTGGAGTGGAACATCGGCGCCACCGGACACACGACACTGTCCTGCGCCCCGCTGCACGCCGCGATCGTCCCCGCCCCCGACGGCGGCGACATGGTCAGGCTGTGGGAGTGGGAGAGGCTGCGCGACCTGCCCTTCCAGGTGGACCTGTGGCTGCCGGCCGACTCGGAGTTCCTGTACGTCGGCGTACGGATACGCAACCCGCACGAGCGGACCGTCCCCACCTACTGGTGGTCCAACATCGCCGTACCCGAGGACGAGGGGACGCGGGTCCTCGCCCCGGCGGACGAGGCCTGGCACTTCGGCTACGCACGCAGTCTGCGGCGGGTGCCGGTACCGGACGCCCACGGCGACGGCGTCGACCGTACGTACCCGCTGCGCGGCGACCACCCCGCCGACTACTTCTACGAAGTGCCCCGCGACGCCCGCAAGTGGATCGCCTCGCTCGACGCCGGCGGGCAGGGGCTCGTCCAGACCTCCACCGACCGGCTGAGCGGGCGCAAGCTGTTCCTGTGGGGCGCGGGGCGCGGCGGGCGGCGCTGGCAGCGGTGGCTGACCGAGCCGGGGACGCCCGGTTACGCCGAGATCCAGGCCGGACTCGCCCGTACGCAGCTCGAACACGTACCGCTGGAGGCCGGGGCCGAGTTCAGCTGGCTGGAGGCGTACGGCCCGCTGGCCGCCGACCCTCGCGCGGTGCACGGAGAGGACTGGCCGACGGCGCGCGCGCAGGCCGGGGCGCGGCTGGAGGAGGCGCTGCCGCGGGCGCGGGTGGACGCGGCGTACGAGGCGTGGCGGCCGTACGCCGATCACGAGCCCGGACAGTCGCTCGCGGCCGGCTCCGGGTGGGGCGCGCTGGAGGTTCTGCGTGGCGGGCTCAAGCTCCCGGGCACGCCCTTCGACGAGGCGACGCTCGGGGAACAGCAGCGGCCCTGGCGGGAGTTGCTGCGCAGCGGTACGTTCCCGGACCGGGCGGGCGGGGCGCCGACGCCGCCCGGACCCTCCCTGGTCGCGCAGCACTGGCGGGACATGCTGGAGACGGCTCCGGCCGAGCCCCTCACCGAGTACCACCTGGGGGTCGCCCAGTGGCACGCGGGCGATGTGGCGCAGGCGGTGCGCAGCTGGGAGCGGGGCCTCAAGATCACCCGGTCCCGCTGGCCGCTGCTGCGCTGCCTCGCCGTCGCCGACCTCGACGCGGGCAACGCCGGGCGCGCCGCCGATCATTACGCCGAGGCGTTCGAAGACCTCTGCCGGGAGCGGGGCGACGGCGAGGAGTGGGCGGCGGCGACGGCCGCGTTGGGGCGCGAGGCGATCGGCGCGCTGCTCGCGGTGGGCCGGGCGGACGCGGCGCGCGCGGTGTGGGAGGGGCTGCCGCCGGAGGTCCGGGCGAGCGGCCGCTTCCGGCTCGCCGAGGCGCAACTCCTGGCCGCCGAGGGCGACAAGGAGGGCGCCCGCGCCCTCTTCGGCGCCGGGTTCGAGGTGCCGGACCTGCGGGAGGGCGCGGAGGTGCTGGGCGAGGTGTGGGCGTCGGTCAGCGACGAGCCGCTGCCCGACGCGTACGACTACCGGATGCGGCCGCCGGCCGTGGAGTAG
- a CDS encoding TIGR03557 family F420-dependent LLM class oxidoreductase codes for MTEFGYFLSTEEFGPADLVEQARMAEQAGFQALWISDHYHPWNEEQGQSPFVWSVIGALSEAVSLPVQTAVTCPTVRMHPAVVAQAAATAAVQLGEGRFRLGVGSGEALNEHILGGAWPGARVRLEMLEEAVQLIRSLFDGNEVSHEGKHYTVENARLYTVPDEHVPIDISAFGAKALSLASRIGDGLITMAPDAGPVTRFRDGGGAGKPVSGGTKVCYGPDRDEAVRTVHRLWPSAQLPGELGQVLPTPRHFEQASSLVTEDMVASDVVCGDDTDAHVRAPMAYAEAGFDRAYVNQIGPDQRGFFDFYRTKVLPQVLGT; via the coding sequence ATGACCGAGTTCGGATACTTCCTGTCCACCGAGGAGTTCGGCCCCGCCGACCTCGTCGAACAGGCGCGCATGGCCGAGCAGGCCGGGTTCCAGGCGCTGTGGATCTCCGACCACTACCACCCGTGGAACGAGGAACAGGGCCAGAGCCCCTTCGTCTGGTCGGTGATCGGCGCCCTGTCCGAGGCGGTCTCGCTGCCCGTGCAGACCGCCGTGACCTGTCCGACCGTACGGATGCACCCGGCGGTGGTCGCCCAGGCGGCGGCCACGGCGGCCGTCCAGCTCGGTGAGGGCCGGTTCCGGCTGGGCGTGGGCAGCGGTGAGGCGCTCAACGAGCACATCCTGGGCGGGGCGTGGCCGGGCGCGCGGGTGCGGCTGGAGATGCTGGAGGAGGCCGTGCAGCTGATCCGCAGTCTCTTCGACGGCAACGAGGTCAGCCACGAGGGCAAGCACTACACGGTGGAGAACGCCCGGCTCTACACCGTCCCGGACGAGCATGTCCCCATCGACATCTCGGCGTTCGGCGCCAAGGCGCTGTCGCTCGCGTCGCGTATCGGCGACGGGCTCATCACCATGGCCCCCGACGCCGGGCCGGTGACCCGTTTCCGCGACGGCGGTGGGGCCGGCAAGCCGGTCAGCGGCGGGACGAAGGTCTGCTACGGTCCGGACCGCGACGAGGCGGTGCGCACGGTCCACCGGCTTTGGCCGAGCGCTCAGTTGCCCGGTGAGCTGGGTCAGGTCCTGCCCACGCCGCGTCACTTCGAGCAGGCGTCCTCCCTCGTCACCGAGGACATGGTCGCCTCGGACGTGGTGTGCGGGGACGACACCGACGCGCACGTGCGCGCGCCGATGGCGTACGCCGAGGCCGGGTTCGACCGGGCGTACGTGAACCAGATCGGCCCGGACCAGCGCGGGTTCTTCGACTTCTACCGCACCAAGGTGCTGCCGCAGGTACTGGGGACCTGA
- a CDS encoding NAD(P)/FAD-dependent oxidoreductase produces MTRNRPRIVVVGAGFAGHQAARTLSRQLRDNAEIVLLNPTDYFLYLPLLPQVAAGILEPRRVTVSLPGTLPRVRLVLGEADRVDLAARRVHYTGPEDDKGELEYDRLVLAVGSVNKLLPVPGVAEHAHGFRGLPEALYLRDHVTRQIELAAATGDPDECAARCTFVVVGAGYTGTEVAAQGQMFTDALVRKQRAWRHAGHKPRWLLLDIAPRVLPELDRRLSRTADKVLRGRGVDVRTQTSVKEATREGVLLDDGEFVDTRTVVWCVGVRPDPLVSEVGLPVERGRLLVEPTLNVPGHPEVFACGDAAAVPDLTRPGEYTPMTAQHAARQGKVAGRNVAASLGYGERQQYKHNDLGFVVDLGGVKAAANPLGVPLSGPLAGAVTRGYHLAAMPGNRVRVAADWMLDAVLPRQAVQLGLVRSWSVPLDTSSPELARVPGARARAQQSEPDG; encoded by the coding sequence GTGACCCGTAACCGTCCCCGCATCGTCGTCGTCGGAGCGGGCTTCGCCGGCCACCAGGCCGCGAGGACCCTCTCCCGGCAGCTCAGGGACAACGCCGAGATCGTCCTGCTCAACCCGACCGACTACTTCCTCTACCTCCCGCTCCTGCCACAGGTGGCCGCCGGCATCCTCGAACCGCGCCGCGTGACGGTCTCGCTGCCGGGGACGCTTCCGCGCGTACGGCTGGTCCTCGGCGAGGCGGACCGTGTCGACTTGGCGGCCCGGCGCGTGCACTACACGGGGCCCGAGGACGACAAGGGCGAGCTGGAGTACGACCGGCTCGTGCTGGCCGTCGGCAGCGTCAACAAGCTCCTGCCGGTCCCCGGTGTCGCCGAACACGCCCACGGCTTCCGGGGCCTGCCCGAGGCCCTGTACCTGCGCGACCACGTGACCCGCCAGATCGAACTGGCCGCCGCCACCGGCGACCCGGACGAGTGCGCCGCGCGCTGCACCTTCGTCGTCGTCGGCGCCGGATACACCGGCACCGAGGTCGCGGCCCAGGGCCAGATGTTCACCGACGCCCTCGTGCGCAAGCAGCGCGCCTGGCGGCACGCCGGGCACAAGCCGCGCTGGCTGCTGCTCGACATCGCGCCGCGCGTCCTGCCCGAACTGGACCGCCGTCTGTCCCGGACGGCCGACAAGGTGCTGCGCGGGCGAGGAGTCGACGTACGCACGCAGACCTCCGTCAAGGAGGCCACCCGTGAAGGGGTCCTGCTGGACGACGGGGAGTTCGTCGACACCAGGACCGTCGTCTGGTGTGTCGGCGTACGGCCCGATCCGCTCGTCTCGGAGGTCGGCCTGCCCGTCGAGCGCGGCCGGCTGCTTGTCGAGCCGACCCTCAACGTGCCCGGCCACCCCGAGGTCTTCGCCTGCGGCGACGCGGCGGCCGTGCCCGACCTCACGCGGCCGGGGGAGTACACACCGATGACCGCGCAGCACGCGGCCCGGCAGGGAAAGGTGGCGGGCCGCAACGTCGCCGCCTCCCTCGGGTACGGCGAGCGGCAGCAGTACAAGCACAACGACCTGGGGTTCGTCGTGGACCTCGGCGGCGTCAAGGCCGCCGCCAACCCGCTCGGCGTACCGCTGTCCGGTCCCCTCGCGGGCGCGGTCACGCGCGGCTACCACCTCGCCGCCATGCCGGGGAACCGGGTGCGGGTCGCCGCCGACTGGATGCTCGACGCCGTACTGCCGCGCCAGGCCGTGCAGCTGGGCCTGGTCCGGTCCTGGTCGGTTCCGCTCGACACGTCCTCGCCGGAACTGGCCAGGGTCCCCGGCGCGCGCGCCCGGGCACAGCAGAGTGAACCCGACGGATGA
- a CDS encoding class I SAM-dependent methyltransferase — MPEETAVYTHGHHESVLRSHSWRTAANSAAYLLDELRPGLRVLDVGCGPGTITADLAALVAPGRVTAVDADEDVLGRAREAAAERGLENVEFAVADVHALDFADDSFDVVHAHQVLQHVGDPVGALREMRRVCRPGGVVAARDSDYAAMTWFPEVPLMAEWQQLYGRVARANGGEPDAGRRLLSWARRAGFTDVRASASAWCFATPGEREWWSGLWADRTTASVYTELAVSGGHATRDELAAIAGAWREWGQREDAWFMVPHGEVLCRA; from the coding sequence ATGCCCGAGGAGACCGCCGTCTACACCCATGGGCACCACGAGTCGGTGCTGCGCTCGCACAGCTGGCGTACGGCCGCCAACTCGGCGGCGTACCTCTTGGACGAGCTGCGCCCGGGGCTGCGCGTGCTGGACGTGGGCTGCGGCCCCGGCACCATCACGGCCGACCTGGCCGCGCTCGTCGCGCCCGGCCGGGTGACGGCCGTCGACGCGGACGAGGACGTACTCGGGCGGGCGCGCGAGGCGGCGGCTGAACGCGGGCTGGAGAACGTGGAGTTCGCGGTGGCCGACGTCCACGCGCTGGACTTCGCCGACGACTCCTTCGACGTCGTCCACGCGCATCAGGTGCTCCAGCACGTCGGTGACCCGGTGGGAGCGCTGCGGGAGATGCGGCGCGTCTGCCGTCCCGGCGGTGTCGTGGCGGCGCGCGACAGCGACTACGCCGCGATGACGTGGTTCCCGGAGGTGCCGCTCATGGCGGAGTGGCAGCAGTTGTACGGCCGGGTCGCGCGCGCGAACGGCGGCGAACCGGATGCGGGCCGCAGGCTCCTGTCGTGGGCGCGCCGGGCCGGTTTCACCGATGTGCGGGCGTCGGCGTCGGCGTGGTGTTTCGCTACTCCGGGCGAACGGGAGTGGTGGAGCGGCCTGTGGGCGGACCGTACGACGGCATCGGTGTACACCGAACTGGCGGTGTCCGGCGGCCACGCGACCCGCGACGAGCTGGCGGCGATCGCGGGGGCGTGGCGGGAGTGGGGACAGCGGGAGGACGCGTGGTTCATGGTGCCGCACGGAGAGGTGCTGTGCCGCGCCTGA